A genomic region of Gemmata massiliana contains the following coding sequences:
- a CDS encoding nucleotidyltransferase family protein → MDAIILAAGKGTRLRPHTETIPKPLLDVQGRPILDWIIGALPPVDRLVVVVNYLAEQIEGYLAKQTHVKNWTTVRQAEPRGTGDALMSCRGAVMSDRVMVLNGDDLIGRADLAKLATVPMGILTHPVNEPEHYGITFRNPDGTLEKIVEKPQGLTPPQLANIGGYMFPRSVFDLTLPLSPRNEYEITDAVSQLAAKGPFHVVAANYWLPIGTIDQWTAAQTADVSAAK, encoded by the coding sequence GTGGACGCTATCATCCTCGCGGCCGGCAAGGGCACTCGGTTGCGCCCGCACACCGAAACGATCCCCAAACCGCTCCTCGACGTTCAGGGGCGGCCGATCCTCGACTGGATCATCGGCGCCCTCCCGCCCGTCGACCGCCTCGTGGTCGTGGTCAACTACCTCGCGGAGCAGATCGAGGGATACCTCGCGAAGCAAACGCACGTGAAGAACTGGACCACCGTCCGACAAGCCGAACCGCGCGGTACCGGCGACGCGCTCATGAGCTGCCGCGGGGCGGTCATGTCCGACCGGGTGATGGTGCTGAACGGCGACGACCTCATCGGCCGCGCGGACCTCGCGAAGCTCGCCACGGTACCGATGGGCATCCTTACACACCCCGTGAATGAACCCGAGCACTACGGCATCACGTTCCGGAACCCCGACGGCACACTCGAAAAGATCGTGGAGAAGCCCCAAGGGTTAACTCCGCCTCAACTGGCGAACATCGGCGGGTACATGTTCCCGCGCTCGGTATTCGATCTCACGCTCCCGCTCTCACCGCGGAACGAGTACGAAATCACCGACGCGGTCAGCCAGCTCGCAGCGAAGGGGCCGTTCCACGTTGTTGCCGCGAACTACTGGCTCCCGATCGGCACCATCGATCAGTGGACCGCCGCACAAACCGCCGACGTCAGCGCCGCCAAGTAA
- a CDS encoding WD40 repeat domain-containing protein: MRSFLAFALVLTLGASGRAAEPVVIRGHKDRINAVAFTPDNKILATGSTDKTVRLWDAKTGKELLSLEAHTGAVTGLAFSFDSKKLVTGGYGPRQKGTEVSAGEVKVWEVPSGKLLQTMEKMPFAVEAVAFDPNGRQVAANSGKLVHSWEVATGARKVTFEGHTEPVRGVGFDAQGARLVTTGEDGTVRVWHPDTGKLLHTFKGHQGFALATAVTPNGTRAVTGGQDHSVRIWNLETGKEERKLTSHGGPVSGVSMSSDGKTFAAASGLDSAVRIWETETGKEVRVLRLPKESRGPSRVAYSPDGKRIAVACFDNSLRVYDLD; the protein is encoded by the coding sequence ATGCGCAGCTTTCTTGCGTTCGCGCTCGTTCTGACACTTGGCGCGTCAGGGCGAGCGGCCGAGCCGGTCGTTATCCGCGGGCACAAAGACCGCATCAACGCGGTTGCGTTCACCCCGGACAACAAGATCCTCGCCACGGGAAGCACGGACAAAACCGTGCGCTTGTGGGACGCGAAAACCGGCAAGGAACTGCTCTCGCTTGAGGCACACACCGGGGCGGTGACCGGGTTGGCATTCAGTTTCGACAGCAAGAAGCTCGTTACTGGTGGCTACGGCCCGAGGCAAAAGGGTACCGAAGTCTCCGCGGGCGAGGTCAAGGTTTGGGAAGTCCCGTCCGGGAAATTGCTCCAAACGATGGAGAAAATGCCCTTTGCGGTTGAGGCCGTCGCGTTCGACCCGAACGGGCGCCAGGTCGCGGCCAACAGCGGAAAACTGGTCCACAGTTGGGAAGTCGCGACCGGAGCGCGGAAGGTGACGTTCGAGGGCCACACGGAACCGGTTCGTGGGGTCGGGTTCGATGCCCAGGGTGCGCGTCTCGTGACCACGGGAGAAGACGGCACCGTTCGCGTGTGGCACCCGGACACCGGGAAACTGCTCCACACCTTTAAGGGACACCAAGGGTTCGCGCTGGCGACCGCTGTCACGCCGAACGGGACGCGGGCGGTTACGGGTGGACAGGATCACTCGGTTCGTATCTGGAACCTCGAAACGGGCAAGGAAGAACGCAAACTCACGAGCCACGGCGGGCCGGTTTCGGGCGTCTCCATGAGTTCGGACGGCAAGACCTTCGCCGCGGCAAGCGGATTGGACTCCGCCGTTCGCATTTGGGAAACGGAGACGGGCAAAGAGGTTCGCGTGCTCCGGTTACCGAAGGAATCCCGGGGACCGAGTCGCGTCGCCTACTCGCCCGACGGCAAGCGGATCGCGGTCGCGTGCTTCGATAACAGCCTCCGCGTGTACGATCTGGATTGA
- a CDS encoding caspase family protein, giving the protein MRFALSIAAVLILAPIVSAQEPKGSPFPRRVLFVQIGGYLYLNPLTHAAPGGPDRVRAVAERFAAGFRTPTAKGNEQLFVLSDTLVTDARLPTKDALAKTIAGFCSTTRPHDRVVIYLGVHAVEKDGRAFVVPVDGDPDAPETLLPVADVYAKLKDLHAAQKIVVWDVCRHNPERVRGRRDPGPMTPVLFKALTTPPEGVQALVACSPGEHSLEYSAPRGPAGIFAGSAYLDALRHAAADTAAKATPGDAIPIEELHKSACQSVAALGKQTPVLVGTAPKQPAAYDPKVAPAKRFELPAAPKGTADTKAILDELALPPLFEGDAGAIELLPFSEALLKGYASDVSADDALKNGDKYPLRVATLRALQAVRDTWPLTAKEPKGVTPLTAPIVDRTKRAISDAQLPLAQAITRLESELEGLLAVAKHRAKETKRWQAHYDYTLAELRLRLVVLNEYNVLLARVRTETLPDLPAGATGWRLCPAEKLTSRREVRAMFDAAQEGFNKLAADPITRTRRGACSRSGRVRSCRGYAGSRSFRRK; this is encoded by the coding sequence ATGCGATTCGCACTCTCGATTGCGGCGGTCCTGATTCTCGCACCGATCGTTTCAGCCCAAGAACCAAAAGGTTCTCCGTTCCCGCGTCGGGTGCTGTTCGTTCAAATCGGCGGCTACCTGTACCTGAACCCGCTCACGCACGCGGCCCCGGGCGGGCCGGATCGCGTGCGCGCGGTCGCGGAGCGTTTTGCGGCCGGCTTCCGAACCCCGACCGCGAAGGGGAACGAGCAACTTTTCGTGCTGTCCGATACGCTGGTGACGGACGCGCGATTGCCCACGAAAGACGCACTTGCGAAGACGATCGCGGGCTTCTGCTCGACGACACGGCCACACGACCGCGTCGTGATTTACCTCGGCGTACACGCGGTGGAGAAGGACGGGCGGGCGTTCGTCGTGCCCGTTGATGGCGACCCGGACGCGCCCGAAACGCTGCTCCCGGTGGCGGACGTCTACGCGAAGTTGAAGGATCTGCACGCGGCGCAGAAGATCGTGGTTTGGGACGTGTGCCGGCACAACCCGGAGCGAGTTCGCGGGCGCCGCGATCCGGGACCGATGACACCCGTTCTTTTTAAGGCACTCACGACTCCGCCCGAGGGCGTGCAAGCGCTGGTGGCGTGTTCGCCCGGCGAACATTCGCTGGAATACTCGGCTCCGCGCGGTCCGGCTGGGATATTCGCGGGCAGTGCGTATCTCGATGCCCTGCGCCACGCGGCAGCCGATACCGCTGCCAAAGCCACACCGGGCGACGCCATCCCGATCGAGGAACTACACAAGTCCGCGTGCCAGTCTGTTGCAGCCCTCGGAAAGCAGACGCCGGTGCTCGTGGGGACCGCTCCCAAACAGCCCGCGGCTTACGATCCCAAAGTCGCGCCCGCGAAACGATTTGAGCTTCCCGCAGCGCCGAAGGGAACTGCTGATACGAAGGCGATTCTCGATGAACTCGCGCTGCCGCCGCTGTTCGAGGGGGATGCAGGGGCCATCGAGTTACTGCCGTTCTCGGAGGCGTTGTTGAAGGGTTACGCGAGTGACGTTTCGGCCGATGACGCTCTGAAAAACGGGGACAAGTACCCGCTCCGCGTCGCGACCCTTCGGGCGCTGCAAGCGGTGCGCGACACCTGGCCACTGACCGCGAAGGAACCCAAGGGCGTCACCCCGCTGACCGCGCCGATCGTGGACCGAACCAAGAGGGCAATCAGCGACGCACAACTTCCACTCGCTCAGGCAATTACGAGACTGGAAAGCGAATTAGAGGGGCTGCTGGCCGTGGCCAAACACCGCGCGAAGGAAACAAAGCGGTGGCAGGCACATTACGACTACACGCTAGCCGAGCTGCGACTCCGGCTGGTCGTGCTCAACGAGTACAACGTGCTCCTGGCCCGCGTGCGCACCGAAACGCTTCCCGATTTACCCGCCGGCGCAACCGGCTGGCGGCTCTGTCCGGCAGAGAAGCTCACGTCGCGTCGAGAGGTGCGTGCGATGTTCGATGCGGCCCAAGAAGGGTTCAACAAGCTGGCAGCCGATCCGATCACAAGGACACGCCGTGGGGCGTGCTCGCGAAGCGGTCGCGTGCGTTCGTGCCGGGGTTACGCTGGGAGCCGGTCGTTCCGCCGAAAGTGA
- a CDS encoding tetratricopeptide repeat protein, with product MVFAEQPSAALQEALQLLAEGRAEEAETVVKRAAKVAKGKHGSGSHPLAMAYADMARLHLRMGKFQKAVAEFQHASKDAMPPDTPSRRDRLSFLYGLAEAFAGLRNYDEAQMVLRQCVMFAKRMYGSSSGLAAVATVPLADAVLRANKPLESLRIAQEAYDTLWRLGDVLIAKVAPVRAEAWKAVGKADSPFADFVGLPDDLVNRTVAEIIEHVPNGNPVHIRAVLADLLAFVDKRYGDGHPVTCDVLAAVAHHEAGLGAGADASARDAAVRRSVWSYTVRRLTGGLLANLEVEFEQDGTLHLVPHLAREPEGDEAAQLEGVLTQAVDDLYARPAAKP from the coding sequence ATGGTGTTTGCGGAACAGCCGTCGGCCGCGCTACAAGAGGCGCTACAGTTGCTCGCCGAGGGGCGCGCGGAAGAGGCCGAAACGGTCGTGAAACGGGCCGCGAAGGTGGCCAAGGGGAAGCACGGGTCCGGGTCGCACCCGCTGGCGATGGCGTATGCGGACATGGCCCGACTGCACCTCCGAATGGGGAAATTCCAGAAGGCCGTGGCCGAGTTCCAGCACGCGAGCAAGGACGCGATGCCGCCGGACACGCCGAGCCGCCGCGACCGGCTCAGCTTCCTGTACGGGCTGGCCGAAGCGTTCGCGGGGTTGCGCAACTATGACGAAGCCCAAATGGTTCTGCGTCAGTGTGTGATGTTCGCCAAGCGGATGTATGGGTCGTCGTCCGGGCTGGCCGCGGTCGCCACCGTGCCGCTCGCCGACGCGGTCCTTCGGGCCAATAAGCCGCTCGAATCGCTCCGGATCGCTCAAGAGGCTTACGACACGCTCTGGCGCCTCGGCGACGTACTCATCGCGAAGGTGGCCCCGGTGCGGGCCGAAGCGTGGAAGGCGGTCGGTAAAGCAGACAGCCCGTTCGCCGATTTCGTGGGCCTGCCGGACGATCTGGTGAACCGGACCGTGGCCGAGATCATTGAGCACGTGCCGAACGGGAACCCGGTTCACATTCGGGCGGTTCTCGCGGACCTGCTCGCGTTCGTGGACAAGAGGTACGGCGACGGGCACCCGGTGACGTGTGACGTGCTGGCAGCCGTCGCGCACCACGAAGCGGGATTGGGCGCCGGGGCCGACGCAAGTGCCCGGGACGCGGCGGTGCGCCGATCGGTGTGGTCGTACACGGTCCGGCGGTTAACGGGCGGGTTGCTCGCGAACCTCGAAGTCGAGTTCGAGCAGGACGGCACGCTGCACCTCGTTCCGCACCTCGCCCGGGAGCCGGAAGGGGACGAGGCCGCGCAACTCGAAGGCGTTCTAACGCAAGCCGTTGACGACCTGTACGCGCGGCCCGCGGCGAAACCGTAA
- a CDS encoding tyrosine-type recombinase/integrase, with the protein MAQGRTTIVEYKGEQLTLAELSERCGISAATLRARIAVYGRTVEEAASIPIRQKSTYGGRPAANVPRPVPKLKRHPSGRAYARWRTLGKINERYFGRYGSAEANTEYRRFATDWAAGKFDVSPETGMKNAGGVSVARLAERWMAHVRAYYLKDGVPTTEVKTCLAAARLMVDERGNTLAENFTPAELRTCREVLIARGYSRTTVNSYVNRVVKMFGWGVGQSMIPPAVHGALKLVEQLKAGRSAAPDRPRKKPATDAQIEATLPHLAPSDAARTTKLAAMVKLQRLTGMRPGEVCALSRDDLDMSADVWKYTVGATNKNRHRGKGQSYYFGPKAVEILRPYLEAAGDGPVFGEITNTYSHMITRASIRGGAGQWSPHQLRHALATEVAQRFRSLEHAAAAIGDSSAVASAVYIHVDPQERAKIEIARTMG; encoded by the coding sequence GTGGCCCAGGGTAGAACTACGATTGTCGAGTACAAGGGCGAGCAACTGACGCTCGCGGAACTCTCCGAGCGGTGCGGGATCAGCGCCGCGACACTGCGTGCGCGTATCGCCGTTTACGGCAGAACGGTGGAAGAGGCCGCCTCCATTCCCATCCGGCAGAAGTCCACCTACGGCGGGCGCCCCGCGGCGAACGTCCCGCGCCCGGTCCCGAAGTTGAAGCGGCACCCGTCCGGGCGGGCTTACGCGCGATGGCGCACGCTCGGCAAGATCAACGAGAGGTACTTCGGCAGGTACGGTTCGGCCGAGGCGAACACGGAGTATCGGCGGTTCGCGACCGATTGGGCGGCCGGCAAGTTCGACGTGTCGCCGGAAACCGGAATGAAGAACGCGGGCGGGGTGTCGGTTGCGCGCCTCGCGGAGCGGTGGATGGCGCACGTGCGGGCCTATTACCTCAAAGATGGGGTGCCGACCACGGAGGTCAAGACCTGCCTCGCGGCGGCGCGGCTGATGGTGGACGAACGCGGGAACACGCTCGCGGAGAACTTCACCCCGGCCGAACTGCGCACGTGTAGAGAGGTTTTGATCGCTCGCGGCTACTCGCGCACGACGGTCAACTCCTACGTCAACCGCGTGGTCAAAATGTTCGGCTGGGGTGTCGGTCAATCAATGATCCCGCCCGCGGTTCACGGCGCCCTGAAGCTCGTCGAGCAGCTGAAAGCGGGGAGGTCGGCGGCCCCAGATCGACCCAGAAAGAAGCCGGCCACCGACGCGCAGATTGAAGCCACGCTACCGCACCTCGCGCCGTCTGATGCCGCGCGTACTACCAAACTCGCGGCGATGGTGAAACTACAGCGACTCACGGGGATGCGACCCGGTGAGGTCTGCGCTCTTTCTCGTGACGACCTCGACATGAGCGCGGACGTGTGGAAGTACACGGTCGGCGCCACCAACAAGAACAGGCACCGCGGGAAGGGCCAGTCCTATTACTTCGGGCCGAAGGCCGTCGAGATCTTGCGCCCTTATCTTGAAGCGGCCGGCGACGGGCCGGTGTTCGGCGAGATCACGAACACGTATTCGCACATGATTACCCGCGCCAGCATCCGGGGTGGCGCGGGGCAGTGGTCCCCTCACCAACTCCGGCACGCGCTCGCAACAGAAGTCGCGCAGCGATTCCGTTCGCTCGAACACGCGGCAGCGGCGATCGGCGATTCGTCCGCGGTGGCGAGCGCGGTTTATATTCACGTTGACCCGCAAGAGCGCGCGAAGATCGAGATCGCCAGAACGATGGGGTAA
- a CDS encoding helix-turn-helix transcriptional regulator — protein MGSQQKIYYVPDLMRVAGRSRTWVQEAIRYNMLPKPIRVGKRNGWPKPVIDRFFGLDTEPAPTNTITA, from the coding sequence ATGGGTTCGCAGCAGAAGATTTATTACGTCCCGGATCTGATGCGCGTCGCGGGCCGTTCGCGGACCTGGGTTCAGGAAGCGATCCGGTACAACATGCTCCCGAAACCCATTCGCGTCGGCAAGCGCAACGGCTGGCCCAAGCCGGTAATCGACCGGTTCTTCGGCCTCGACACAGAGCCAGCGCCGACAAACACGATCACGGCCTGA
- the dnaB gene encoding replicative DNA helicase: MSELPVPPRNHAAECAVLGGILRDPESLHDVLAAVRPEAFYLDAHRRILTAIVGLVDRGIPVDLVTLFEELKRRGHVEDVGGSAYLVGLWETAPTAANVVYHAKLVHEAFQLRGLIHAANEILRDAYNPTGPAAELLAIAEQKLFVLNADVTADAEPRPVGTVAQECLDAIDERIASGSSLAGLSVGYPDLDHVTGGLRGGDLLVLGARPSLGKTALSLNIAERVAAAGNPVLFFSLEMRAREITDRLLSMRSGVPMSKMARAKDLGKGDLDALFRAGTGSNSALGSLPLYIEDTPNVTAARISTVARRACRKYGIKLIVVDYLGLIRPEDARANRSQQIGDIALRMKNLARSLDVPVILLSQLNRDLEHAKRRPQLSDLRESGDIEAHADLVFLLHREPDLPASDPVWPVDVVVAKQRNGPIGDVRLSYRRPVLRFENATF; this comes from the coding sequence ATGAGTGAACTGCCCGTACCCCCGCGGAACCACGCGGCCGAATGCGCCGTTCTCGGGGGCATTCTCCGCGACCCGGAATCCCTGCACGATGTACTCGCGGCCGTCCGTCCGGAGGCGTTCTACCTCGACGCGCACCGCCGCATCCTGACCGCGATCGTGGGCCTCGTGGACCGGGGCATTCCGGTTGACCTCGTGACGCTGTTCGAGGAACTGAAGCGCCGCGGACACGTCGAGGATGTGGGCGGCAGCGCGTACTTGGTCGGGTTGTGGGAGACGGCCCCGACCGCCGCGAACGTCGTGTACCACGCAAAACTCGTTCACGAGGCGTTTCAGCTCCGGGGGCTGATCCACGCAGCCAACGAGATCCTCCGCGACGCCTACAACCCGACCGGGCCGGCGGCCGAACTGCTCGCGATCGCGGAGCAGAAGTTGTTCGTGCTCAACGCGGACGTAACCGCGGACGCCGAACCGCGGCCCGTTGGCACGGTGGCACAAGAGTGCCTCGACGCGATCGACGAGCGCATCGCGTCGGGTTCGTCCCTCGCGGGCCTGTCCGTCGGGTATCCCGACCTCGACCACGTAACCGGCGGCCTGCGCGGTGGCGATCTGCTCGTTCTCGGCGCGCGTCCGAGCCTGGGCAAAACGGCGCTGTCGCTCAACATCGCGGAGCGCGTGGCGGCGGCCGGCAACCCGGTGCTGTTCTTCTCGCTGGAGATGCGGGCGCGGGAGATCACGGACCGGCTCCTGTCGATGCGGTCCGGCGTCCCCATGAGCAAGATGGCCCGCGCGAAGGATCTGGGCAAAGGCGACCTCGACGCGCTGTTCCGCGCCGGAACCGGGTCGAACTCCGCGCTCGGCTCGCTGCCGCTGTACATCGAAGACACGCCGAACGTGACCGCGGCTCGGATTTCGACGGTCGCGCGCCGGGCGTGCCGCAAGTACGGCATCAAGCTCATCGTCGTGGATTACCTGGGGCTGATCCGGCCCGAAGACGCGCGGGCGAACCGGTCTCAGCAGATCGGGGACATCGCCCTGCGGATGAAGAACCTCGCACGCTCTCTCGACGTGCCCGTGATCCTGCTCTCCCAGCTCAACCGCGATCTCGAACACGCGAAGCGCCGGCCCCAGCTCTCGGACCTGCGCGAGTCGGGCGACATCGAGGCGCACGCGGACCTCGTGTTCCTGCTCCATCGGGAACCCGACCTGCCCGCGTCCGATCCGGTCTGGCCCGTCGATGTGGTCGTCGCGAAGCAACGCAACGGACCGATCGGCGACGTGCGGCTCAGCTACCGGCGCCCGGTTTTGCGGTTCGAGAACGCCACGTTCTGA
- a CDS encoding HK97 family phage prohead protease: MGEIYGIACPFYQPGDPGTEYEMTADRWRAYGDESLVERFAPTAFDRTLQRRDVRCDLFHNNEVRVGYTSEGSVKLSVDRVGLRYVIDLSRCQSPYQIRELLALRSLRGASVSFYSRSSRQFVENGRRILEHLVIDLDSFALVRHPAYLATTVEIRGGRPFEMIEGEQI, encoded by the coding sequence ATGGGCGAGATCTACGGCATCGCGTGCCCGTTCTACCAACCCGGCGATCCCGGGACCGAATACGAAATGACGGCGGACAGGTGGCGGGCATACGGCGACGAATCACTCGTCGAGCGATTCGCCCCGACTGCGTTCGACCGGACCTTGCAGCGCCGGGACGTGCGGTGCGACCTGTTCCACAACAATGAAGTCCGTGTCGGCTACACGTCCGAAGGGTCGGTTAAACTGTCGGTCGATCGGGTCGGATTGAGGTACGTGATCGACCTGTCTCGGTGCCAATCGCCGTACCAGATCCGGGAACTGCTCGCTCTGCGGTCGCTCCGGGGTGCGTCCGTTTCGTTCTACTCGCGCTCGTCGCGTCAGTTCGTCGAGAACGGCCGGCGCATCCTCGAGCACCTCGTCATCGACCTCGACTCGTTCGCGCTCGTGCGGCACCCAGCGTACCTCGCGACCACGGTGGAGATCCGCGGCGGCCGTCCGTTCGAGATGATTGAGGGCGAGCAGATCTGA
- a CDS encoding helix-turn-helix transcriptional regulator, whose product MNETVSTSYDTAAVARRLSCHEITIRRMVETGRFPAPFRIGTGGAPRWRAEDVEAWILAGGVAGSTITRGGLQVQKRG is encoded by the coding sequence ATGAACGAGACGGTGAGCACATCTTACGACACCGCGGCAGTCGCGCGCCGGTTGTCGTGCCACGAAATCACGATCCGCCGGATGGTGGAGACGGGCCGATTTCCGGCGCCGTTCCGGATCGGCACTGGCGGGGCACCGCGGTGGCGCGCCGAGGACGTGGAGGCGTGGATCTTGGCCGGCGGCGTCGCCGGGAGCACGATCACGCGAGGTGGGTTACAGGTTCAGAAACGGGGCTAA